The following nucleotide sequence is from Nocardioides daedukensis.
TGGCCGGCACCAAGGCGGCCGGCGAGATGTCGGCCGGCGACGGTGACGGCCAGATCGGGGTCTATCTCAACGACGCCACCATGTCGAAGATGTCCTACTACCTCGATTATGACGTGAAGGTCCGCGCCACCGGTTGCAACAACGGCGTGCAGAAATATTCGGGCACCTTCACGCTCAAGGCAGAGACGCCACCCAACATCGCCAAGCTGGCCGACTCCGTGACCGGCGTGGGCATCGATGATGCCAAGAAGGGCGACACGGCCGTCCTGGCGCACATCTATTCACCGGTGGGCGGTGACATCGACAAGGTCTTCATGGACGGCGAGGTGCTGCCCGACCGGTTCAATGAGCACGAGGGACACGTGGTCTCCTCCGTGGCCCTGATCTTCGAGCCCGGCGAGCGGCACGAGGTCACCTTCCGGATGACCGGCAGTCCCGGTCACCAGGGCGCGACCGACGTCGTGGTCACCCCCGGCACCAAGATGCAGAACGAGTCATCCCGGGTGCCTTCCCCCTGCAACTGACCGCCAGCAGCTGACGTCCGTCAATAGACGATCGCCTGCACGCCCTCGCCGAGTGCCTCCTCGACGAAGACGGGCGCCCCGGCGATCCGCACACCACTCAGGGTGTCTTCGGGCGTGATCCCACGCCGGTCGGCGCACTGGGTGCAGAGCGTCACCTGGCCGAGCTCGCGCACGGTCGAGAGCAGGTCGGCCAGGGGGGCGGCCAGCGGCAAGGAGAACTCCTCGGCCTTCCCGGGCACCGCGAACCACGCCGCCTCACCGGTCAGCCACAGTCCGACCTCCACGCCGGAGGCGGCAGCGGTGGCGGCAACGGTGAACGCCTGGTTGCACCGCTCCGGGTCCTCGGGGCCACAGGTCACCTTGATCAAGAGTCGTCGAGCCATGCCAGCAGCCTAGACTGACCCCCATGCCTTTCGAGTTGCCCGAGAACCTCCACCCCGACTGCGGCCCGATCGCCTGGATGCTGGGCACCTGGCGCGGCAACGGCCACGGTGACTATCCGACGATCGAGAAGTTCGAGTTCGGCCAGGAGCTGATTTTCACCCACGACGGTCGCCCGTTCTTCCACTACATGGCCCGGGCATGGATCGTCGACGAGAACGGCGAGAAGGTCCGCGACGCGGCGATCGAGACAGGCTTCCTCCGCGCGCGCGGCGAGGGCAAGGTCGAGTTCGTGCTCACGCATGCCAGCGGTATCGCCGAGGTCTGGTATGGCGAGGCGGGCGCAGGCAAGCTCGAGATCGCCACCGATGCCGTCGTGCGCACCGAGTCCGCCAAGGAGGTCACCGCCGGCAAGCGGCTCTATGGCAACGTCGAGGGCGACCTGCTCTATGCCTATGACATGGCCGCGGTGGGCCAGGCTCTGCAACCTCACCTGTGGGCTCGCCTCAAGCGCCAATGAACGACTTCGCCGACAAGATTCGCTCCAGCGGCAAGCGCCTGACCGCCCAGCGCGAACTGATCCTGCGTGCGGTCGACCACCTGGGCCACGGCACTCCTGACGAGATCCATGCTGAGGTGCACAAGCACTCGACGGCGGTGAACCTCTCCACCGTCTATCGCAACCTCGAGGTCCTCGAGGAGCTCGGTCTGGTCCGGCACACCCATCTCAGCGACCGGGCGCCGACCTATCACTCGGTGACTGACCACGAGCACTTCCACATGGTCTGTCGCAACTGCGAGAAGGTCACTTCGCTCGACCCCGCCATGCTGAGCGACTTCGTGGCGCGCCTGCGCGAGGAGCACGGTTTCGAGCCGGACATCGGCCACCTGGCCGTCTTCGGGCACTGCCTCGACTGCGTCAGCGCATCGCCACCGGCGCAGCCAGATAACGCGACAACACCTCACGGGCCTGATCACTGATCTCCCACCCGTCACCGGTCGAGGTGTCCCGCAGCACCTGGGTCGTCTCGGCCACCGCCGTCGGCTCTCCCTCGGCACTCGTGCGGATCTCGGTGGAGAGCCCGAACGAGGTCGTGCCGATCCGGCTGATCCACATCCGGGCCAGGTAGGGCTCGAAGGGAGAGAAGTACATCTCTGCGCGATATTCGACGCTCTGCGAGACGACGAGCTCGACCACGCCCACGGGCATCACCCCCAGCAGGCCGGTCCGTTCACCCGTGCCGATGTCGGCGAACCGCAGGAACAGCGTGCGCGCCTCGGAGATCACCCGGGCGATCTCGACGTTGTCGACATGGCCCCCGACGTTGAGGTCCCGCAGTCGGACCTGGATCTCGCAGTCATACACCTGGGGTGTCTCAGCAGTCATGTGCGCATTCTTGCCGCCGCGTAGGCTGGAAGCGTGAGCAGCCCACTTCTTGACCTTCCAGGAGCCGTCGCCGGCGACGGCATCGACGCCCCTGTCGCCGCGCACTACGGCTCCTTCAACACCGAGCAACGCGCACTGGAGGCGGGTGAGGGGTTCGTGGACCTGTCGCACCGCGAGGTGATCACCCTGACCGGCCCGGACCGGATCACCTGGTTGCACTCGTTGACCACGCAGCATGAGAGCGAGTTGGGATCGGGTCGGCCGACGATGGCACTCATCCTCACCCCACAGGGCCACGTGGAGCACGCCTTCTATGGTGTCGACGACGCGGCGCGGGAGACCTTCACTGCTCACGTCGAGCCCGGCACGGCGGCTGCGCTGATCGACTTCCTGCTCAAGATGCGCTTCATGATGCGCGTCGAGATCACTGACGTGACCGAGGACCTCGCCGTGACCTGGCGTCCCGCTGCGCGGCAGGACGTCGCCTTCGACGGCTATGAGTTCATCCCCCGGGACAAGCTGACCGACTATGCGGCGGCGGCCGGTCCGGCGGCAGGGATGTGGGCCTTCGAGGCATTGCGCATCGCCCGTGGGGAAGCGCGCCACGGGATCGACACGGACCACAGGACGATCCCCAACGAGGCGGGGTGGATCAACACCGCCGTCCACCTCGACAAGGGCTGCTATCGCGGCCAGGAGACGGTGGCCCGGGTGCACACGCTCGGTCGTCCACCGCGTCGATTGACGCTGCTGCACCTCGATGGTTCGGAGAACCGGCTGCCCGCGGCAGGTGCGGAGCTTCGTGACGGCGAGAAGGTGGTCGGTTTCGTTGGGTCCTCGGCGCGGCACCATGAGCTCGGTCCGATCGCGATCGGCATGGTCAAGCGGAACGTGTCGCTCGATGCCACCCTGGATGCCGACAGCATGCCGGCAGGCCAGGAGATGATCGTGGATCCCGATGCGGGACTGCACGTTCGCCCACTACGCTGATCCAGCATTGATCGATTGCAGCGAACGGATGAGCAGATGAATCTCGATTCAGCCGAGCGCCCCTGGGGCTCATGGCATGTCCTGGACGACGGACAGGGCTACAAGGTCAAGCGGATCCACGTGCATCCCGGGCAGCGGTTGTCCTATCAGACCCACAAGCACCGCTCCGAGCACTGGGTGGTCATCTTCGGCATCGCCACCTGCATGATCGACGGCAAGACCGTGGTCGCCGGCCCTGGGGAGTCGATCGACGTGGCCACCGGGGCCGCGCACCGGATCACCAACGAGCACGCCGAGGAGCTGGTGATCATTGAGGTCCAGCACGGTGCCTACACCGGCGAGGACGACATCTGTCGTCTCGAGGACGACTATGGGCGCCAGGACGAGGAAGCCACCGCCTGATCGCACCGTCGCGGCGGATGTGTCATGCTTCGACCTGCCAGGCTCGTCAGAGGCTGGCTGTGCGGACGTGGTGTAGTTGCAGCACGCTTCCCTTCCAGGGAAGGGGTCGAGGTTCAAATCCTCGCGTCCGCTCCACATTCTCAGGCCGAGTCGATCACTCCCGGCGCCTCACGAATTGTCGCTGAAGCGACCCTCGTGACGGACCGCGCGAACACTCGCCTAGCATTCGCCTTTCACGTGAGAGGACACAACCATGGCCACCGACTACGACGCATCCCGCAAGACTGAAGAGGAACAGAAGGAAGAGAGCCACGAGGCTCGACGCCTGACTTCGGGCGAGCAGGACAAGACCTCGGGCAAGATCGACGTCGACGAGACCGAGTTGGCCGAGTCGTTCGAGCTGCCTGGCGCGGACCTCTCCAACGAGACCCTGTCCATCGAGGTCGTCCCGAAGCAGGCCAACGAGTTCACCTGCACCGGCTGCTTCCTGGTGCAGCACACCTCCCGGCGCTCCGCGCCCAACGTCGATCTGTGCAACGACTGCGCCTGAGCTCAAAGAGCTTACGTTTGGCATCGCCGAAGTCGAGGACCGACCACGGGACAGCACATACACTCACCGCAGTGAACCCATCCCCAGCCTCGGGAGACCCTCATGAGCTCAGTCCGTCAAGACTCCGCCACGTTCACTGAGCCGCCCGAAGCCGTCTTCCGGGCTGCACTCGGTGTCCTGCAGAACGCGAAGGGCTTCACGCTTCTGGCAGCGCACAACGGCGGCGGCAGGCTGGTCGCGCGGGAGAAGGCGATGATGTCGAACCCCAAATTCTTCGACATCCGCATCGCCGGGGAGGCGGGAGCCTCCCAGCTGAACGTCGTAGTTGGCACCGACCCTCGAACGCCGAAGGCGCTGATGGACGGAAGAGCGAACGACAAGGCGCTCAAGAACTATCTCGCGAGCGTGCGTGGGGCTCTTGACGGGACCAGCCCCGCTCCCGCGACGCCCGTGACTGACCACTTCGTGCAGAAGAAGGCCGAAATGCCTTGGTCCGACCCGAGCCAGGACACGGCGATCGAGGTCGGCGGCAATCTCCGGGCGGCGTACGGGCTCTAGCCCGACGGACCTCTTGCAGAGAGAGGCGACCACGGTGAGCGCAATCGGCGACTCCGGGCTGCTTCTGGTCCTGCTGGCAGGTACGGCGTGGGTTGTCTGCTCGCACAGCTCGAGGTGACAGAGGTGGTCGGCGGATGGATGCTGGTCTGGTGCCTGGAATGGTCGATGCGATCGAGCCCCCTCGGGTCGGTGATGTAGCACCGTTCCGAGCACTGGGTGATCATTTTCGGCATCGCCACTGCGTGATCGACGGTGAGACCGTCGTGGCCGGTCCGGGCGAATCGATCGACGTCCCGACCGGTGCCGCGCACCGGATCACCAACGAGCACTCCGAAGCGCTGGTGATCAGCGAGGTGCAGCATGGGGCCTACACCGGTGAGGACGACATCTGTCGGCTCGAGGATGACTATGGGCGCAGGGACGAAGCGATCGCGGTCTGATCGGTCGCTTGATATCACCGCCGTGATGCATCAGCACCGCTCACTGCCCCGGGGAAGGGGCCGCTAACCGCGGAGCGCGGCGAGGAAGACGACGTCGTGCCGGGCAGAGTTCGCGACCGTCAGTGGGCAGGTCTCATGTCCGCCAGCGGGCACCTTCGCGGCCGATTGCGTGTTGCCGTGCGCTGTCGATTGACCGTCCCGCCTGGCTTCTCGCGTTACATACTGAGCCGATTGCGTGGGGCGGGCGTGATCTGACGTAATGTGCGCGCCATGACGTCCGCGGCCACTGCGATCCAGCAGGACAGCGCCTCCGGACTCGATCTCGCCGCCGCAGATCGGCCCCGGAGCGGGCTCCTCGCGTTGCTGTTCGCGGTGGCGGCCCCTGTGTTGGTGTTGTTCGCTGGGACCGACGACGCGTCGCCGAGCCGGATCTGGACAATGGCGCTAGCGACGCTCTGCATCGGCGTCAGCGGCGCCTTGTTCATCAGTCGTCGGACGGGCCTGCTTGTGGCGCTGAGCCGCGGCAAGTTCGGGCCTTGGGCGTCACTGTCGTTCGCGGTCGCCTTCGGAGCGACGTCGCTTCAGTGGCTGCAGCCGCAGGACGGGACCGCGGCGATGATTTCTCGCGACAGCGTCGTCACGGCTCTCGGCGTGGTGATGCTCGGTCAGATTCTCTGGATCGCTGGGTACCTTGCCAGCATCCTCAGTCCCCTGCACACGTCCGCGCGATGGGTGTTCGACCGCGTCATCCCGCCTGAGGGCGCGGACCGCCAATGGCGCACGTCCGGGGTCTGGCTGTTGTTCACCATGGGGTTGGTCGGGCAGGGCTTCCGGATCTACACCAACGGCTTCGGGTACCTCGCCGACGCTCAGACCTCCGTGTCCAGTTTCTCCGGCCTCGGCCAGGTCTCAGCAATCCTGAGCAACATGGGTCTGTACGCCGTGGTTCTCGCTGCCGTCAATTACTTCTCGACGCGACGGCAAGGTGGACTCGGAGCGCTTGTCATCGTCGCCACGGTGCAGGTCGGGCTCGGCCTTATCCAAGGCGTCAAGGAAGGCGTGGCCTTAACCAGCGTGGCCATCATCCTCAGCTACGCACTAGTCCGTGGCCGGCTACCTCTAAAATTTTTCGTGGTGTGCGTACTGCTGTTCACCTTCGTCGCGGTGCCGTTCGTCACCGCCTACCGGGACGCCGTCCGCGGTGGCGGCACGGACGGGTCGATCGGCTCTGCCGTGGCCGCTGCCCCGGGGGTCGCTGCCCAAGAGATCGAGAACGGGCAGTTCAGCAAGAGCTACATTGACCTGGCGGCTCGGCTTCGCATGATCGACAGCCTCGCGATCGTGACCCAGCGGTCTCCGGGGCAGATCGCCTACGCATCGCCCGCTGAACTGGTAGTGCAGCCCGTGATCGGACTAGTGCCTCGCATTTTCTGGCCGGGGAAGCCCGGGTACCTCAGCGGGTACGAGTTCACTCAGACCTACTACGGGCTGCCCCCCAGCGTCATCTCGGCGTCCGCCGTCACCCCACCCGGCGATCTTTATCGCCACGGTGGGCTGACCATTCTTCTGCTCGGGATGTTCTTCCTCGGCGGGGTGTACCGGCTGCTCGACGACATGATCAGGGCAACACGAGACTTCCGCCACCTGTTCGTGGTGGTGAGCATGTTCCCCCTACTGGTGAAGCACGAGGCCGACGTGGTGTCGATCCTTCTCAGCATTCCCGTGACCCTGGTCGGCGTGGCCATCGCCGTCCGCCTCCTCGCTCTTGTGGGTGAGCGCGAGTGAAGTACGTGTTCGCGCTCGCGACCGGTCTCTTTCTCGGTCCTGGGGCTGGCGCTGATCGAACCGCTCAAGGACTGGCCGCGGATCGCGGCGGGAGTGGCTGCGTTCGGTGTGGCCGGGGAATGGACAGC
It contains:
- a CDS encoding folate-binding protein YgfZ, yielding MSSPLLDLPGAVAGDGIDAPVAAHYGSFNTEQRALEAGEGFVDLSHREVITLTGPDRITWLHSLTTQHESELGSGRPTMALILTPQGHVEHAFYGVDDAARETFTAHVEPGTAAALIDFLLKMRFMMRVEITDVTEDLAVTWRPAARQDVAFDGYEFIPRDKLTDYAAAAGPAAGMWAFEALRIARGEARHGIDTDHRTIPNEAGWINTAVHLDKGCYRGQETVARVHTLGRPPRRLTLLHLDGSENRLPAAGAELRDGEKVVGFVGSSARHHELGPIAIGMVKRNVSLDATLDADSMPAGQEMIVDPDAGLHVRPLR
- a CDS encoding DsrE family protein: MARRLLIKVTCGPEDPERCNQAFTVAATAAASGVEVGLWLTGEAAWFAVPGKAEEFSLPLAAPLADLLSTVRELGQVTLCTQCADRRGITPEDTLSGVRIAGAPVFVEEALGEGVQAIVY
- a CDS encoding Fur family transcriptional regulator; this encodes MNDFADKIRSSGKRLTAQRELILRAVDHLGHGTPDEIHAEVHKHSTAVNLSTVYRNLEVLEELGLVRHTHLSDRAPTYHSVTDHEHFHMVCRNCEKVTSLDPAMLSDFVARLREEHGFEPDIGHLAVFGHCLDCVSASPPAQPDNATTPHGPDH
- a CDS encoding acyl-CoA thioesterase, with protein sequence MTAETPQVYDCEIQVRLRDLNVGGHVDNVEIARVISEARTLFLRFADIGTGERTGLLGVMPVGVVELVVSQSVEYRAEMYFSPFEPYLARMWISRIGTTSFGLSTEIRTSAEGEPTAVAETTQVLRDTSTGDGWEISDQAREVLSRYLAAPVAMR
- a CDS encoding FABP family protein → MPFELPENLHPDCGPIAWMLGTWRGNGHGDYPTIEKFEFGQELIFTHDGRPFFHYMARAWIVDENGEKVRDAAIETGFLRARGEGKVEFVLTHASGIAEVWYGEAGAGKLEIATDAVVRTESAKEVTAGKRLYGNVEGDLLYAYDMAAVGQALQPHLWARLKRQ
- a CDS encoding phosphomannose isomerase type II C-terminal cupin domain; the protein is MNLDSAERPWGSWHVLDDGQGYKVKRIHVHPGQRLSYQTHKHRSEHWVVIFGIATCMIDGKTVVAGPGESIDVATGAAHRITNEHAEELVIIEVQHGAYTGEDDICRLEDDYGRQDEEATA
- a CDS encoding DUF4193 domain-containing protein; amino-acid sequence: MATDYDASRKTEEEQKEESHEARRLTSGEQDKTSGKIDVDETELAESFELPGADLSNETLSIEVVPKQANEFTCTGCFLVQHTSRRSAPNVDLCNDCA